From the genome of Glycine max cultivar Williams 82 chromosome 2, Glycine_max_v4.0, whole genome shotgun sequence, one region includes:
- the LOC100817648 gene encoding sugar carrier protein C, which yields METPIKYPGNLTLRVVLTCIMAASGGLIFGYDHGVSGGVTSMDSFLKQFFPSVYEKESNMKPSSNKYCKFNSQILTLFTSSLYLSALVAGLGASSITRMLGRRATMIIGGICFVGGALLNGFAVSIWMLIVGRLLLGFGIGCANQSVPIYVSEMAPYKYRGALNMCFQLSITIGIFVANLFNYYFSKILNGQGWRLSLGLGAVPAFFFVIGSFCLPDSPSSLVERGHHEEAKRELVKIRGTTEVDAEFRDILAASEASQNVKHPWRTLMDRKYRPQLVFAICIPFFQQFTGLNVITFYAPILFRTIGFGSRASLMSAVIIGSFKPVSTLVSILVVDKFGRRTLFLEGGAQMLICQIIMTVAIAVTFGTNGNPGTLPKWYAIVVVGVICVYVSGFAWSWGPLAWLVPSEIFPLEIRPAAQSITVGVNMISTFFIAQFFTSMLCHMKFGLFIFFGCFVVIMTTFIYKLLPETKGIPLEEMSMVWQKHPIWGKFLESDITTQNDKINGKC from the exons ATGGAAACTCCAATCAAGTATCCGGGCAATCTCACCCTTAGGGTGGTTCTCACTTGCATCATGGCAGCCAGTGGGGGGTTGATTTTTGGTTATGACCATGGAGTTTCAG GTGGAGTGACCTCTATGGATTCCTTCCTGAAGCAATTCTTTCCGTCTGTGTATGAAAAGGAGTCTAACATGAAGCCTTCTTCAAACAAGTACTGCAAATTCAACAGTCAGATACTGACACTGTTTACATCTTCCCTCTATCTAAGTGCTCTAGTTGCGGGTCTTGGGGCATCCAGCATAACAAGAATGTTGGGTAGGCGTGCAACTATGATTATAGGTGGAATATGTTTTGTTGGAGGTGCATTACTCAATGGATTTGCCGTAAGCATCTGGATGCTTATTGTTGGCAGGTTGTTGCTTGGTTTTGGCATTGGTTGTGCCAATCag TCAGTTCCAATCTATGTGTCTGAAATGGCCCCTTATAAATACCGTGGAGCTCTAAACATGTGCTTCCAATTGTCAATCACAATAGGCATCTTTGTGGCCAATTTGTTCAACTACTACTTTTCCAAGATACTGAATGGTCAGGGATGGCGCTTAAGCTTGGGGCTAGGTGCAGTCCCTGCTTTCTTTTTTGTCATAGGCTCATTTTGCCTTCCTGACTCACCAAGCTCCCTTGTTGAACGTGGCCATCATGAAGAAGCCAAAAGGGAGCTTGTGAAAATTCGCGGTACAACTGAAGTTGATGCAGAATTCAGGGACATACTTGCTGCTAGTGAAGCTTCACAGAATGTGAAACACCCTTGGAGAACCTTGATGGACAGAAAGTATAGGCCACAGCTTGTTTTTGCCATATGCATTCCCTTCTTCCAGCAGTTCACTGGCTTGAATGTGATTACTTTCTATGCTCCTATTTTGTTCAGAACAATTGGTTTTGGAAGCAGGGCTTCTCTCATGTCTGCAGTGATCATTGGCAGCTTTAAACCTGTTTCAACCCTGGTTTCAATTCTTGTTGTGGATAaatttggaagacgcaccctttTCTTGGAGGGTGGTGCTCAAATGTTGATTTGCCAG ATCATCATGACAGTTGCTATTGCAGTTACATTTGGTACCAATGGAAACCCAGGTACACTGCCTAAGTGGTATGCAATTGTTGTTGTGGGGGTCATCTGTGTATATGTTTCAGGTTTTGCTTGGTCTTGGGGTCCTTTAGCCTGGTTGGTACCTAGTGAAATCTTTCCCCTTGAGATTAGACCTGCTGCTCAGAGCATCACAGTTGGTGTCAACATGATCAGCACTTTCTTCATAGCTCAATTCTTCACATCAATGCTCTGTCACATGAAGTTTGGTTTGTTCATCTTCTTTGGGTGCTTTGTGGTGATCATGACCACATTCATCTACAAGTTATTGCCTGAGACAAAGGGTATCCCACTTGAGGAAATGAGTATGGTTTGGCAGAAACACCCCATCTGGGGCAAATTTTTGGAGTCAGACATCACAACCCAAAATGACAAAATCAACGGAAAATGTTGA